The Fusarium falciforme chromosome 8, complete sequence region GCCATGGAGAGGAGTTGAAACTGCTGATCAACATCATAGTCCTTGACGCCGTGGTTGAGGATTCGCAGGGACCTCTTGGCCTGTTCATGCTTGCCCCGACTGACACACCAGGCAGGCGATTCAGGGACAAGAAGGTAGATCAGAATCATGAGACCGATCTGCGCCCATTGGGTATAGATGGGCGTGAGCCAGTCATGGCGGTCGGTCTGAGAGAGGACCTGCAAGGCGACAGGCGCCATGAACTGGCCCACGGTGAACCAAAGACTATAACTCATGAGCAGACCACCACGAATTCGAATAGGCGCGACCTCAGAGATGTAAGTCGGAATAGTAGACTGCAAGCATCCCACGCCAATACCCGCAAGCAACTTGGCAATAAGCCAAACCTCCCATCTCCTCGCCAGACTTTCGCACAGAACGCTGCAGGCGAGGATGAACCAGTACCAATACATGGCTACCTTGCGGCCGAAACGGTCGGACACAAAGGTCAAATGGGTCATGCCGATGATCTGGCCGACCGACATGATGGAACTCCAGCCGGCGAGAATGTCGGAGGCGAGGAAGGGTTCGCCAGCATCGTTGAGCTTTGTGGCGAATTGGTGGACAAAGCCTGGgttggcgatgatgttgCCATTGATGCTGTACATGTTAACAAGGATGGGTAGCAGGTGTGGAAGGCTTGTAAATACCCAATCTGGTAGCCATCGGTAGCAGCACTGAAGGTGACTGCAAAGCAGATGGCGGCGTTGACCTTGAAGGCCTTGACAGTCTCCCAAAGAGAAAGAGTCTCGTAGCCAGAGATGCCCTGACCTTTGGAGGCAGCGTCTAAGGCAAGGTCCTTGCGAGTGATGCCATGTTCGTTGTCAGCCGGGTTGTCGTGCTGACTGATGTCGGGCTTGGCCTCGATACTCTCACGAGCCATTGTGGATATTATCACGGATGATTCAACAAGTCCGGCTCAATAATGCCTCCACATTTCAACAGATGGGACTAGCATCCTCAATTTATACAACCTCAGCATGAGCAACACCAACCAGCTTGACGCCTGTTCTACGCCTAAACTACGGCCCAAGAACTTGGCGATTCTTGGGAAATAGGACGACTCCTCGCTGTTTACGGACGATACCCCAGGTCTAACCCCAGGTTTCCAGCGAGTTGGGCATGGTTTCACGAGTCATGTTCCCCAGACTCGAGAGACAAGGCGGGGAGGAGCGCGGGGCCGGGGTGACTATTCTACATGGGTATGGCATCGGCAATGGCTCGGAGAGGTAGAAGAAATGGAGATCGCTGTGTTAACGTTTGGTCGGCATGTCAATCCACCGAAACAGCGCGATTCATGATGGTTGTTTCGGTGGGGACAGAGCGGAAGCGCAGATACAAGAACCCACGTTCGCGCCCATCTTGACCGAAGAAGAGATCCTCCTCTATCCAGTTTGAGCATCCTCTTCGCTGTGTGCGTGATCCTGCGGGTTTATCAGCTTCAAAGCCATCCCGTAGTTTAACCATGATCCACCAAAAACATCCTCATCTGACCATACATTACCGTATCAGGCAATGTGAAGCGTTCGCGGAGAAGGATACAGCCCGACAACTGGGGACAGGGATGGAGACACTTGTAACCTTGAGATCCACTACTAGTTCCGAATAATTGGCGATTGGCTGCTGTCTCAGAAGGTCGCCGTTTCGGGCCATCATAGGCCGACCTGACATGAGGGGTTACCTTGATGCTCAGACGATGACGCTCCATTAATCGTTCTTAAGACGATAATTCGGCATCGATTGAACCGATAAAACAAGGTCCGACTTCCACAAAGAACAGAGAGTGAACTTTAGGCTAAAAGCAAGAACTAGAAAATATATCCCGAGGCCGTCCAAActatcctcctcctggaCTCCAAGTGCCAGTCAATGTAACCCCGCTTCACCATGTCCTCCCTCAAGGTCGTCGACGTTCGTTTTGAGCATTATCGCCCGGAAAACACTCTTGGCGTGCACGAGACGAAACCTCGCATCTCGTGGCGATTCGAAAATGCCCCCGAGAATTTTACGCAAGAAGAGTATGAGCTTCAGCTGAGCAAGGTCACTCGAGGGGAGACTGCAGAGGTCTGCTCTGTCAAGAGGACGTCTCCCGACTCACAGTTGGTTGCTTGGCCACACGAGGAGTCTATTCAATCCCGTGAGATATACTCCATCCGCGTCAGAGCCCGAGGAAAGGGACAATCAGAGTCCACTGCCTGGAGCGAGCCTGCGACTCTAGAGGCTGGCCTCTTTGACAGAAAAGAATGGACCAGCAAGCTCATCTCAGCACCCTGGTCAGACGACAACAACGACAAGCCCCAACCTGCAGACCTATTCCGCAAAGAGTTCAAGGTTGACTCTGATGTTCAATCAGCAAGACTTTACATCACAGCCCAAGGAATCTACGAAGCCGAGCTCAATGGAAAGCGAGTTGGCGATTACTTCTTGGCTCCTGGCTGGAACTGCTATGATTCGCAGTTGAACTATCAGACCTACGATGTCACTAGACTTCTCTCTTCCGGCGAGAACTGTCTTGGAGTCCATGTCGCTGAAGGCTGGTATAAAGGCCGACTCGGATTTGAGGGCGGCCAGCGCAACATCTGGGGCTCTCGCACCGGTCTTCAAGCACAGCTTGAAGTTCAGCTAAAGAACGGCAGCACCTATACTGTTGTTACAGACGACACCTGGACAGCCTCACAAGGGCCTATCAAGCTGGCAGAGATCTACGATGGAGAAAAGTACGATGCGACGACAGAAATTCCCGGCTGGTCTAGTCCTGGTGTTGCTTCCGGAGACTGGAAGGCCGTCGACATTCTCCCCCCAATTTCAGAGTCTGTTACTCTCAATGCCGGTTTCTCTGAGCCTGTACGCAGGATCGAGACTGTCAAGCCCACTACACTCATCACAACTCCCTCTGGAAAGACTGTGCTCGACTTTGGACAGAACCTGGTTGGATACATCCGCATCAAGTCCATCAAGGGGCCCCGCGGTCATTCCGTCACCATCACTCACGCCGAAGTTATGGAAAAGGAGGAGCTAGGAATTAGACCTCTTCGTTTTGCTACAGCTCAAGATGTCTACACCCTCAAGGGAGACGAAAAGGGCGAGTCATATGAGCCTCGCTTCACCTTCCACGGTTTCCGATACGCTCAGATCGACA contains the following coding sequences:
- a CDS encoding MFS domain-containing protein yields the protein MARESIEAKPDISQHDNPADNEHGITRKDLALDAASKGQGISGYETLSLWETVKAFKVNAAICFAVTFSAATDGYQIGINGNIIANPGFVHQFATKLNDAGEPFLASDILAGWSSIMSVGQIIGMTHLTFVSDRFGRKVAMYWYWFILACSVLCESLARRWEVWLIAKLLAGIGVGCLQSTIPTYISEVAPIRIRGGLLMSYSLWFTVGQFMAPVALQVLSQTDRHDWLTPIYTQWAQIGLMILIYLLVPESPAWCVSRGKHEQAKRSLRILNHGVKDYDVDQQFQLLSMAIDHERTVAADQRREKWYAIFQGTDGLRTLIALWTLLTQQFIGLTLFGTFGSYFFQQAGISDPFKYTCITSGINVAAGIALVFAADWVGRRRLSCSGTTLSWVSTTAIGILGVVPQVSATNYLMVVFAVLWNLGMVSNGATGWGFIGEISSQRLRPYTAGFGAASTCVAGVVMNVLTPYMVNTNQWNWGLKTGWFYAGLGLPFTVAMWFLIPETASRSPAELDELFERKVRPWRFHKTETATQRIVKVDEGDE